TCGAGATTGCGGCGGATCTCGCGGGATGCCGGTTGGACGGATCACTGAGGCGGCTGAAGTCCCTGCAGGATCTGCTGGGTTCTCTCCACGACCTTCAGGTGCTGGCGAACCGGGTCCGCGATTGTGAGGCAGCGACTCGCGCGGCCGGCGCCCGCCGCGAATTGCGCGCGCTGGCGGACGAGCTCGACCAGCGCGTGCGCCAATTCCACAGCCGCTATCTCGACGAGCGCGAGACCCTCGTTCCCGTGATCATTCGGGCGCGCCACACGGCCGAGGGGCTCGGAGCGCTGGGCAAGTCACTCCCGGAGTGATTGTGCCGGAACGAAAACGGTGCCGGCACGAGAATTGTGCCGGCACAGTCACTCCGGGGGTGTTTGTCTCATGTCGTCACCATGCGCGCTGTATTTCGTCCGCCACGGCATCGCTGCCGAGCCGAGCTCGGCGTTTCCCGATGACGCGGCCAGACCGCTGACCGACGAGGGCACCGCCCGGTTGCGCGAACAGTTCAAGGCGTTGAGCCGGCTTGACGTGGAGATCGAGCGCGTCCTCACCAGTCCGCTTGTCCGGGCGATGCAGACGGCGGCGCTGCTGCGGGAATCGCTCACGCCCACGCCGGCTGTCGTCGTAGTGGACGCTCTGAGGCCAGGCGACCGGTTCGACGCGTTGATGGCGGAACTGGCGAAACTCCCCCGCGTGAGAGGCGTGGCGCTGGTGGGGCATGAGCCGTCGATTGGGATGGCCGCGGCCCGCCTCATGGGGGCGCGAGGCGCGATCCGGTTCAAGAAGGGCGCCGTATGCCGCATCGACGTGGCCACGCTGCCGCCAACCGAGTCGGGCCAGCTCCAGTGGTTCCTGCCGCCCCGCGTGTTGCGCGGCCTGGCCGGTTGAACCCTGAGCTCATCAGCGTTGAGAAACGCAATTCGGGGATGACCGCGTGTTTCACTGCCTCGGAGACGATCGCGTCGTGGTCAACTCAACTGAGTCGAAGGGTCAGACCACGGTGCCGTCCTTGATCACGGCGCCTTTTGGAACGACGATGATGCCGTTGCGGATGGAGTAGTTCTCGCCATCCACGTGCTCGACGTGGGCCGCGTTCACCAGCCGCACGCCGCGCCCGATCCGGGCGTTCTTGTCCACGATCACCCTGTCGAGGATGGAATCCTGGCCGACGCCGAGCGGCACTGATCGATCGCCCGCTGCATCCTCGTCGGCTTCGTAGTAGTCGGCGCCGAGCAGCACCGATCGGAGAATGCGCGCGCGCTCGTCGATGCGGGCCCGGATCCCGACAATCGAGGTTTCCACCGTGCAGCGGTTGACGTAGCACCCCTCTGCGACCAGCGCGTGCTCGACGTGCGCGTCGATGAAGCGCGACGGCGCCAGGAATCGCGCCCGCGTGAAGATCGGCTTTTTTGGATCATAGAACCGGAACGGCGGGTGATCCCGCGTCAGCGTCATGTTCGCTTCGTAGAACGACTCGATGGTTCCGACATCGGCCCAGTACCCGTTGTACAGAAACGCATTGACCCGGTGCGTGGACAGTGACGCCGGAATGACCTCCCGCCCGAAATCCGTCGCCGCGTACTCCCCGAGGATTTCCAGCAGCACGTCCCGCGAGAAGACGTAGATGCCCATCGACGCGATAAAGGGCTTGTCGGGCTGGTGCCCGCCGAAACTGGACCCGGTCGGGATGCTGCGTTCCATCCGG
Above is a genomic segment from Acidobacteriota bacterium containing:
- the sixA gene encoding phosphohistidine phosphatase SixA; amino-acid sequence: MSSPCALYFVRHGIAAEPSSAFPDDAARPLTDEGTARLREQFKALSRLDVEIERVLTSPLVRAMQTAALLRESLTPTPAVVVVDALRPGDRFDALMAELAKLPRVRGVALVGHEPSIGMAAARLMGARGAIRFKKGAVCRIDVATLPPTESGQLQWFLPPRVLRGLAG
- a CDS encoding glucose-1-phosphate adenylyltransferase, which codes for MQDVLAIILGGGRGNRLSPLTLMRSKPAVPIGGKYRLIDIPISNCLHAGLRRMFILTQFNSASLNRHISQTYRMDLFSGGFVDIIAAEQTPDNPNWFQGTADAVRQAARHFVAYTADYYLILAGDHLYRMDYARLIDSHVDRNADITIAAQPVGADIAGEMGIFLFDRAGRIVDFEEKPSAERLARMERSIPTGSSFGGHQPDKPFIASMGIYVFSRDVLLEILGEYAATDFGREVIPASLSTHRVNAFLYNGYWADVGTIESFYEANMTLTRDHPPFRFYDPKKPIFTRARFLAPSRFIDAHVEHALVAEGCYVNRCTVETSIVGIRARIDERARILRSVLLGADYYEADEDAAGDRSVPLGVGQDSILDRVIVDKNARIGRGVRLVNAAHVEHVDGENYSIRNGIIVVPKGAVIKDGTVV